GCCGCACGCAGGCCATCGCGCAGGCGGCGAAGCTCGACTTGCTCTAGCAGTTCCCACCGGTTTTTGAGTGCATAGGAGCGGGAGCGAGGTTTTTTTCGCTCGCGCTCCTATCCGATTGGAATGGAGGTCAGGGGCTGAGGGGCTTTGTGCAGAGCCTGAATTCCGGCGTGCAAAATAGAATCGCGCCAGAACGGCGCTCATCCCTGCTTTCCGTCCTCAAAAAAAATACCCCTGTCCTCGCCCGTGGTTTACCACCTTGGGTGGATCACGCTACCACCGTCTGCGATCTATGATGGTGTCATCACAGACTGGCAGCGAGGACGGATGATGAAGACCTTCCTGGATAAACTGGATCGGAAAGCCGGGCGCTGGCTGGAAGCGGTGGATCGAGAGTTTCAGCAGCCGGTGACGAAGATGCTCACGGGCGAGGTATTCACGAGCGGCGCGGCCCACGCGCCCTATGAAACGCGCGCGCCGGAACAGGCCGCCGTGCAGCGCGCCCCCTCAGCCCATCGTAGACCTGCAGGTGAGTGTGGCGCCGCACGCTGCTCTGAAGCGTGGTAGAATGCGGTTAGCCAGACGATCCCAAAGGCAGGGCGTTATGGCACCAGAGGGTTGGGCACCACCAACCCTCTCTTTGCGTCCGCCTCAGCCCACCGGGAAGCCCCCGACCCAGTCCGCGAACAGGGCGTCCAGATCCGTGCCCAGCGTCTGCTCGAACATGCTGCGCACGCCGTCTGGCGTGGCGATGCCGTAGCGGTCGGCAGCGAACAGCGCCCGCAGCGCCGAGATCACCGCGTCCCGCCCGTACTGCTCGTCGAGCAGGGCAAAGAACGCCGGTCCCTTCTGGTAGATGAATGCCCAATAGGTCGCCTGATCCGGATAAGCGGAGATAGGCAGGCCAATCGGCGCGTCCCCCTCGGTCGCGGCGAAGGCTTCGTACTGCATGCGGAAGCTGTCCAGCGCGGCGGCGTAGGCGTCCTCGCCCTCGGTCGCCAGGATGTACTGCGCGACGGAGTACTGCGCCAGCGCCTCGTCGATCCATGGGTGGCGGATCTGGTCATTGCCGACAAGGCTGTACCACCACTGGTGTGCGATCTCGTGCACGATCAGGAAAGTGAAGTAGTCCGTGTTCGCGGCCCACACGTCGCCGTTGAGCACGATCAGGCCGGGGTATTCCAGGCCGCCCGCCGAGTTGGGCGTCTGCGCGATGTCCAGTTCCGCAAACGGGTATGGGCCGTACAGCTCGCTGTAGATACGCAGCGCGTCGCGGGCGACTTGCAGCGCGTGCTGCGTGGCGGTCTGCGTGCCCTCTGGGGCCGGATCGTACAGCAGGCGGATCAGCACGCCGTCCTGCTCGCCGGTCAGCGTCACGTAGTGCGGACTCGCGGCCAGCGAAAAGTCGCGCATGAGCGGCGCGACGAAGCGGTGCGTCAGCGTGCCGTCGTCGTTGCTCGTCAGGTCGATCTCGGAGCCGCTGGCGGTCAGGATCAACTCGGCGGGCGCGGTCACATGGACGTCGTAAAAGGCCGTCTCGCTGAACACGGCGTCGCCCAGCGGGTGCTCGGTTTCCTGCCACCAGCCGCGCCCCGGCTCGTAGACCGACAGTACCGGGTACGCCTCCGGCAGCGCGAGCACGCCGTCGAGGACGCCGAACTGCCCGTACAGATCGCGTGAGTCGTTGGTGATCGTGATCGCGAACGGCATCGACAGCGTCACGCTTTCGCCCGGTGGCAGCGGATCAGACAGCGGCACGGTGAGGACCGTGTGCGTTGCGTCCAGGTCCGGTGCGATCGTCACGCGCTCAACGGTCACGCCCTCGACGGTCACGTCGCCAACCGTCATGCGCGCGCCGAAGCTGTCCAGGTTGGGGTACAGGCGGAACACAATCGTGTCGAGCGCGGTGGTCAGGCGGTTGGTGTAGGACACGGTCTGCTGGCCGCTGACGAGTGTCTCGTCCGCGCCGGGCGCGATGTCCAGCGCGATGGTGTAGCGTGGTGCGGTGCTGTGGGCCAGCATGTCGCCCTGGGCGGCGGGGCGCATCGCCGGGCGGAAGTCGGCGGTCCAGTCTGCCGCGTCCCCGCCCTGGCCGTGCGCCGGACGGGGCGCGCAGACCAGCAGCGCCGCGATGCAGGCGAGCGCGATCCGGGCTGCCACACTGCGCCACGTCATGTCTGGACCTCCTCACGGAATGGATCGTGCGCCGCACACCGTCCTATTATAAGCTGCTTCCCGGCCCTAAACGACGGAGAGCGCGCCGAACCCGGCCCGCTCTCCACCCTGGCATTCGGTACCGCCGCGCGTTACTTCGCGGCGTACACGTCGATCGAGTCGAGCGCAACCGCGTGCCCCTCTGAGGAGGCGTTGGCCTTGCCGGTTGCTTCGATCTTCAGCGTATGCTCACCCGGCTCGACGAAGAAGATATCGCTTTGCTCGATGCGGCTGACGCTGCTGTAGCTGTCGATGGTGGCGACCCGTTCACCGTCGATGGTGACGGTGAACGTGCCGAAGTTCCAGTAGTCGAGGTAGTGCAGGCGCACCTTTTCGCCGTTGAACTTCAGCGTGACGGACGCGTCCCTGTCGGTGCTGAAATAGTAGTCGCCGCTGGACGTATACTCGGACAGACTGCGCTCCCAGTCGCCGCTCAGCTTCGTGCCGCTGTCGCCGACTTCGGTGCGCGTCCAGCTTCCGGTGGGCGGCGCGGTGAGCTGTTCCTCGCCGGTCTTGCGCCAGCTCTGGAACGTGGCGCGCACCACGAGGCGCTGGCCGTAGGTCCACTCGTCGCTGTCCCAGTCCGCGCAGGTCAGCAGCGTGATCATCGGTTGGTTGCTCGGATAGGTGACGTTCACCTCGTCCGGGGCCACTTCGCGGACCGACGACACGGCGTAGGTGTATTCCACGCCCTCGCCGCGCGCGACGATCAGATCACCGACCTCAAGCTGGTTCAGGTTGCGGAACGGCCCCGGTCCGGTTTTGTGATAGATGTGCCCCGCGAACACGGCGTTGCCGACCGTGCCCGCGTAGGCTGTGCCGTCGAGATGCGCGATCTCACTCGTGAAGGTCGAAACGTCCCAGGTCGTGCCGACCACCGGCGCGTCGACCAGCGTTGTGTCGATGCCGATGCGCGGGATGATCAGGCGCTCGGCGGGGATGTCGGGCGCGGCGAAGTGCCGCGCCGCGTCCGCACCGGACGCGCCCTGATCGGCTTCCCAGGCGACGGGCAGATCGGCCCACGTGCCTTCCGGTGCGCTGTAGTCGGGCGCGGTCGGTTGTGCGGCCTGCTCTTGTGCCGCCGGATCCTCGGCGGGCGCGTTCGAGTCGCCGCCGCTGAGCAGCACGCCCACGATGACCAGCGCGATCGTTCCGACGAGCGCGACGGCGCCCACGGCGATGCGTCCTGGCCGGGGCAGGATCGCCGCGAGGCGGTCGCTGCGGTATTCGGCCAGCAGTTGAAGCAGCCCCCACATGAGGCAGGCCGCCAGGACGACCAGGGCCAGCGCCAGCGCGACGGTGTGCGTGCTGCTGCTGTCCGCGTCGGATTGCTGCACCGGCAGCGCCAGATCGAAGTGCGGCTGGTCGCCGGTGCTGGGGAGTAAGCTCGGCCCGCTGCCACTGCTTCCGCTGCCGTAGGAACTGCTGCCGCCGCTGGTGGTCAGCGTGCTGGCGGTCGGCGTGCTGGTGGGGATGACGGTCGGCGTCGCGGTTAGCGTGGTCACGCGGGCGATGATGGCGACCGGCGCGGCTGCCGAGGTCTGGACGGAGCCGCCCGTGTAGGTCATCTGCGCCACGTTGTTGATCGTGCTGCCGGGCGCTGCCGTGCCCGCGATGGTGACCGTGATACTCATCGAGACGGAGCTGCCGGGGGCAATGGACCCTAGGCTGAAGATCACCGCGTTGGTGGTCGCGTCGTAGGCCGACGACCCCTGCGACTGCGTGGACGAGGCGTAGACGAACATACTGTTCAGCGGGTCGGCGATGACCACGTTGTCCAGGGTGGCGGCGTATGGGTTGCTGGCTGTGATGTAGAACACGACCTGCTCGCCGGGGGCCGCCTGGTTGACCGACGCGGATTTGAGGATGGCCGGGTCTTCGATGACCAGCCCCATCGTGCCGTTGGCGCAGCCGCCGCTGATGTTGACGGTCACCGTCTTGATCAGCGTGCCGGGGTCGAAGATGATCGCGCCGCCGAGCGAGATCTGGCTGACCTGGATGGTGTAGTTGCCTGCGGGCAGGCTGGCGACGTTGTAGAAGCCCTGCGCGTCGGTGGTGGCGGTGGTGACCAGCGTGCCGCCGTTGTAGATGTAGATCAGCGTGTTACTGAAAACCGTCTCGCCTGTGTCGAGCACGCCGTTTCCGTTTTCGTCCGAGAAAACCTGGCCCTGGACGCAGCCGCCTGCGCTGGGCACGGCGGTCGTCGTGTCGGTCACGGACGCGGACAGGTTCGAGGCGGTCAGGCTGGTCGCCACGATGGACGTGCTGTCCACCGCGCTGCCGGACGAGGCCGGAACGGTGACCGTGTAGGCGATGCTCAGCGTGCCGCCTGCGGGCACACTCGGCGTGGTGTAGGGCACGCTGCCCGACGTGAGCGTGGTTAGCGGCGTGCTGCCGCTGCTGATCTGGACGTTTTGTGTCCAGCCCGCCGTGCTGCCGACCACGTCGATGATGTACTGGTCGGGGTCGGTGCCGGTGTTGGTCAGCGTGTGCAGGTAGGTGTACGAGGCCCCGGCGTTGACCGGCATCGCCTGGCTGACCGGCGTGAAGGTGAACGATGTGGCCGAGTTGAGGGCCATATTGAACGTGGCGCAGCCCTGGTCCACGCCGCCGAGGCTGGCACAGGCCGTGTTGCTGACGGTTTCGACCGCAGCGGCGGCCAGCAGGTCGCTGTCGACCGCGATGTGGTTGTTGACGATGGCGTCGTCGCCCGCTTCGATCAGGAAGCGCATGTAGAAGTCGTGCGGCGCGGCGGCGCTGGTCGGCGGCGTGGTTGACGTCGAGATCTGGCCGCTGTCCACGATCGGGCTGGCGTCGAAGGCTTCCGTGTGGGGCGGATAAGTGGCCGACGGGAAGGTGTACCCGGCGGGCAGCGGCTCGACCAACTCCAGCACGAATTCCCGCGTGCCACTTGCGGGTACACCGTTGGTCGTGCCGCTGGTGATGTCGAAGCGGTAGCTGCCGTCTGCGCCCGTCAATTGCGGGTTGGCCTGGATCGTGTCGGCCAGGATCGCGGTGCTGTCCTCGTAGTAGACCAGCCGGATCGAGACGTTCGGAGCCGGGTCGCCCGTTGCGCTCACGTAGACGGTGCCGCTGGGGTCGAACGGGTCCAGGTAGTTGGGCGTGCCGTTGTCGTTCCGGTCGCCGATGCCTTCCACGCCGTCCGGGGACGTGTCGTGGTCGGTATCCACCGCGTAGGCGAAGCTCGGTCCTTCGAGCACCTGCGGCTCGACGGGCGCGCCGCCGTCCTCCGGCTCTGCCGTGGCGATACGGAGCACGGTCGGCTCGGCCTCTTCGGTCGCCGCCAGAGCGGGAACCGGGGTCGCCGTATCTGGCGCGGCAGGTGCGGCCTCGATCACAAGCGGCGAGGGATTCTGGATGCCGTGATTACCCGTGGACACCGTGTCCATATAGTTGGCAGGCAGGGTGCTCTCGTCCAGCCAGACCCAATACGCGCCCGGCTCCATGCCGGGGAAGGCGTACTGGCCGTCCGGGCCGACCTGCGTGTGCGCGACTTCGGTGTCGCTCGTGCGGTCGAAGACGCCATCGCCGTCGTCCGCGTAGAGGTAGACCTCCACGTTGCGGATGCCGGACTCGATGTCGCCATCCCGCTGGCGGTTGCCGTCGTTGTCGTTGAAGACCAACCCGACGAGGTCGCCCGGCGCGGCTTCCGGTCCTGCTGCCGCCGCGACCGGCTCCAGGATGTTCTCGCCGCCGGGCGCGAAGACCAGCAGCGGCTCCCAGGCCGGATTGGCCGAGTCGGGCAGGTCGATCCAGTAGATGCCTGCCGTCACGTCGAACAGGTACTGTCCGTCGTCGCCCGTGACGAGGCTGTCGGCGGCGGCGTCCAGCGCCGGATCGAAGGCCACGTCGCCATCATCCGCGTACAGATCGACCGTGGTTCCGGCGGCGGGCGTGTCGCCCTTGCTGATCCGGCTGTCCTCATCTGTGTCGAGCCAGATCGTGCCGCCGATTTGCAGCAGATCGAGCGCTTCGGTTGCGTCCGGCGTGACCTCTGCCGTGACTTCGGCGGTCGCCTCAAGCGTCAGGTCGGCGGTTGCTTCGGCGGTGACGTCCGCCGTAGCCTCGATCGCCGCTTCTTCCGTGGCCTCAGCCGTCGCGTCGACCGCCGGTGCTTCCGTGGAGGTCACGTCGTCGCCGGACGTGCGGATCTCGATGAAGTCCAGCGCCAGGACCGTGCCCGCGCTGGCGGCGTTGGCCTGCCCGGTGTTTTGGATGCGCAGCGTATGCGGCCCGGCGGGCACGTCGAAGGTGTCGCTCAGCCCGTCGGTGGCCTCGGTGTTGTAGCCGTCGAGGGTGGCGACCGGTACGCCGTCCAGGGTGATTTCGAAGATGCCGAAGTTCCAGTAGCGCAGGTAGCTCACCCGCACGCCGTCGCCGTCAAAGTTCAGCGTCGCGCTGGCCCCGGTCCCTTCAGCGTAGAAGTAGCTCCCGCCGGAGACAGTCGGAGAGTCGATCGCGGCCCAGATGCCGTCAAGCTGCACGGCCTCGCCGCCGACTTCGTACCGCGTCCAGCCGCTTTCCGCCGGACCGGCGCCTTCCGTCTGCTCGTAGCTGCCGAACGGTGTGCTGGTCGGGGTTGGGCCGGACGGCTCGGTGGTTGCTTCAGTCGCTTCGGCGGTGGCGGGTTCTGTGGCCGGATCAGTCGCGGGCGCGGTGGCCTGCGGCCACTCGTCGAACGTCGGGGTCGGCGTGGGCACGATGGACGACGGCGGGACCAGCGTGCCGCGCACGTCGATCGCGTCCAGGGCGATGATGTGCCCCTGCGAGAGCGCGTTGGCGTCGCCCGTGTTCTGGATGCGGATCGTGTGCTGGCCGGGGGCCAGACTGTATTCGGCGCTGGTCAGCAGCTCGCTCTGCGCGCTGTAGCCATCCACCGTGGCGATGAGCTGCTCGTCGGCGTAGATCTGGAAGAAGCCGAAGTTCCAGAACAGCAGGTAGTGCAGGCGGAACATGTCGCCTTCAAAGGCGAGCGTGATGCCCGCGTCGTCCTGCTGCGAGTAGACGTAGTTGCCTTCCGAGACGAAGGACGACTGGATCTCCTCCCACGCGCCGTCCGCCAGGGCGGTGCTCGACGTGATCTGGTAACGCGACCAGCCTTCGGCCAGCGGCGGCAGCAGGGTCGGGGAAGGGACGATTGTTGGCGTTTCGGTCGGCGTGATGGTGGCCGTCGCCGTGGGGATCGGCGTGAAAGTCGCCAGCCCCAGCGGCGTGCCCGGCGCAGCCGTGTCGATTGGCGCGGCGGTTTCGCCGGGGGCCAACGTTTCTTCGACGGTCGGCAGCGTGCCGGTTGGTGACGGCGTCGCGGTCGGGGTGGGCGTGCCGGGCAGCACTTGCAGCACGGCCAGCGCGTCGAGCGCAATCATCGTGCCCTGTGCGGCCTCGTTGGCCTGCCCCGTGTTCTGGATGCGCAGCGTGTGTGCGCCCAGCGCCAGCGGATAGTCCGGGCTGGACTTGAGCACCATCTCGGCGTCGTACGCGTCGATGGTATCGACCAACTGCTCGTCGATGTAGAGGTCGAAGATGCCCAGGTTCGGCGCGCCCAGGTAGGCCAGGCGCAGCCCCTTGCCGGTGAAGGTGTAGGTCAGCGAAGCATCGGGTTCGACCGAGTACAGGTACGTGCCCTGCGACGCCTGCGGCCAGTCGTAAGCGGCCCAGAAGCCAGCCCAGGTGCCGGTCTGCTCGGTCAGCTCGAAGCCAACCCACGTTTCGATCTCGGTTGGCTGTCCGCTGACCGGGGTAACGGTCGGTGGCACCACGACGGTCGCCGTGGCGGCGGGCAGCGGTGTTTCGGTTGGCAGATCAGGCGCTTCGGTGGGCGCGTCCGTCGCGTCGGCGACCGGCGGCTCCTCAGCGGGCGCGTCGCTGGTCGGCGGCACATCCGTCGGCGCGTCCTCCACCGGCTCAACGGTCGGCGGCACAGCGGTCGGCTCTGCCGGGACCGCCGTCGGATCGGTGAAGGGCAGCTCTGGGGCGGGGGTGGACGGGTCGCCTTCCTCGCCGCCTTGCGCGAACAGCCTGCCGTCCGGGGCCAGGAGCAGCCCGCCGAACAGCGCCAGCACGATCAGCAGACTCAGCCACCGGAACGCGCGGCGACGGTTGATCCCGCCCAGGCCCAGCAGCGGCAGGAACAGCCCGAAGCCGAGGCCCGTGTAGTCCGTGGGCGGGATGCCGGTGACGCCCGATGACGCCACCGTCGTCTCGAAGGTGACGACGCCGACCTGCCCGCCGGGGATCGACGGCAGCGGAATGCTGAGGGCCGCCCCTTGCGTGTTGCTCTGCGGCGTCAGCCCGGCGACAGGAGCCGTCGAGGGACATGCCGCCAGCACGCCGGTCGAGAAGGTCGTGGGGGCGTCGAGCGCCGCCGTGTCGATGGTGTCGGTGACGACCACCCCGCCCACAGCGGACGCGGACGGGTTCGTGACACAGATGATCCAGGCGATGGTGTCGCCTTCTTCCAGCGCGCCGCCGTTCATGTCAATGCCCTGCTTGGTGATGGTCAGCGCCGCGCCGCCGCTTCCGGCGGTGAAGGCTGCCGTATCAACGTTGTTGTTGGCGTTCGAGTCGGTCTGGTCCTGCGTAACCGTCGCCGTGTTGGTGACCGTGCCCGATGCGCTGGCGGCGACGGTTGTCTGGATGGTGAGCGTCGCGCTGCTGCCGGACGTCAGACTGCCGATCTGCCACAGCCCGGTCCCCGGTGTGTACGTGCCGGTGGACGGGGTGTTGCTGACGTGCGTCACGCCTGCGGGCAGCATGTCGGTCACGCTGACGTTGGTCGCGTCGGCGGGGCCGTTATTGGTCACGACGAGCGTGTACGTCACGGTGTCGCCCGCGTCGGCGGCGGCGGTGCTGGCCGTCTTGTCGATCTGGACGTCCGTGCCGCCTGCCACTTCGTTATCGGTGATCGTCACGGTGACGTTGGCCGGGTCGACCCCGCTGTACGTGCCGTCGGTGCTGGTAGCGGCCCCGGTGACGACCGTGCAGGTGCGCCCGCCGGGGTTCGAGATGAAGTCGTCCGCCACCTGGATCGTCACCTGCTGGCTGGCTGGGCCAGTCGGCGTGAACTGCACCGACGTGACGCTGCCCAGCGAGCAGGCCGTATCGCCGGTGAGGCCCAGCGAGACCGTGACGTTGGCGGTCGGCGCGCTGCCGATCACCAGATTGAAGCTGGCGCTGCCGCCTTCCGCGATCGTCAGGCTGGTCGGCGCGGGGCTGATGGTGCCCGGCGTGCCGGTGGTGTCGGTGTCGTGCACGGTGACCACGACGTCGGCAGGATTGCCGCTGAAGTTTGTGTCGCCGCTGGTCACCGCGCCGGTCTGGACGGTACAGGTCTGGTCGCCGTCCACCACGTCGTCGTCGACGCCGTTGACGTTGACGAAGACGCCGGTCTGCCAGTTGGAACTGGTCAGCGTAACGGGCGATGCGCCAGAGTCCAGCGCGCATTCGCTGTTGGACGTGCTCAGGGCGATGGTTACGGGCTGGGTCGGCTGGGCGGTCAGGCGCACGTTGAACGATTGCACACCGCCCTCGTCGACGGCCAGCGCGGTCGGATCGACCACGACGCCCGCCGTGTCGTTGTCGGTGACGCTCAGCGTCACATTGTCCACGGTCATGCCGTTGTAGGTCGTGTCGGTGCTGGCCGCGTCGCCGGTCGTGATCGTACAGGTCTGCGTGCCGTCCACCTCGGTATCATTGGCCCCGCGCACCGTGACGGTGACGCCGGTCTGCCAGTTGGTCGCGTCGAGGTGGGCCGGGCTGGTGCTGACGACTGTGCATTCGTCCGGCGTGGCCGAGGTCACGGCGATGTTGACGAACGCGGTCGGCTGGCTGGTCAGGGCCAGGGTGAAGGTCGCCTGCGTGCCCGATTCGCTGATGGTCGCTGGCGTGGGCGCGCCGACCGTAATGCCTGCTGCATCGTTGTCCGCGACGGTCGCGCTCACCTGGGGCGGATTGTCGCCGTTGAAGTTCGGGTCGGCGCTGATCGCGCTTTGGAGCTGGACGGTGCAGGTCTGCGTGCCGTCCACGATGTCGTCATCGACGGCGGTGACTGTCACCGATGCGCCGGTCCAGGTCGTGTCGTCCAGCGTTACCGCGCTTGGCGATACGGTGCATTCGGTGGTGTCCATCGAGAACAGGTTGATGGTCACGTCCGCCGTGGGCTGGCTGGTCAGACTGATGGTGAACGATCCGCTGCCGGACGGCTCGGAGAGCGACAGCGAGGTGGGCGCGACCAGGATGTCGGCGGTTTCGTCGTCGGTGACGATAGCCAGCACGTCCGCGATGGTCAGGCTGTTATAGACCGGGTCGCTGCTGGTGCGCGTCACGTCGAGCAGGCAGTGCCGCGTGCCGTCGAACGTGTCGTTATCCGGCACGTGTACGGTGAACGTGGCGGCGGTCTGCCAGCCGGACGGCGTGATGATGGCATTGGCCGGGCTGACGGTGCACAGCGCCGTGTCGGACGAGCTGACCGCGACCTGAACGTCATTTGCGGGACGGCTGCCCAGTGCCACGGTGAAGGTCTGGTCCAGGCTGCCTTCCGGCATGTTGAGCGTTGTCGGCGTGACGGTGAAGGCCGCCGTATCGTCGTCGGTCAGGGTGACCGCCACGTCGGACACGACCTTGTCGGAATAGTTCGGGTCGGTGCTGCTGGTGTTACCGGTGGTGATGGTGCAGCTCCGGTTGGGCTGGTCGTCGATGGCGTTGTCCACCGAGGTAATCGTCACCGTCTGGCTGTTTCCGCCGGACGGCGAGAACGTCAGCGATGCGGGCGACACCGTGCAGCTTGTGGTGTCGGACGAGTTGAGCGCGATGGTGACGTCCGAGGTGGGCGCGCTGGTCACGCGGACGGTGAAGGTCGCGGTCGCGTTATGCTCGCTCATGGTGATCGCGGTCTGGCTGACGATCACCTGCGGCGTTTCGTCGTCGATGACGGCCACGGTCACGTCGTCAACATCGTCCGCGCCCAGTGCGGCGAAGTTCGCGTCCTCACCGGACGGATCGCCGGTGACGACGGTACACAGCCGCTGGCCGCCCGCATCGACGGTGGCGTTGTCCGCCGCCGTCACGGTGACGGTCAGGCCCGCCTGCCAGTTGCCTATGTTGAACTCGACGCTGCTCTGCGAGATGGTGCAGACGCCCGCGCCGGGGCTGGTCGAGAGCGGGATCGAGACGCTGCCGCTCGGCTGGCTCGCCAGCCGCACGGTGAAGGTCGTGCTCGACGCCGGTTCGAAAACGGTGATATCGGTCGGCTCGACGATCACCTGCGCGGCGTCGTTGTCGAGCACCGTCACGGTGATATCGCCGATGCTCAGGCCCTCGTAGTGGGTGTCGGCGCTGGTGGACGTGCCCGCCGAGCGGACCGTACATGTGCGCGCACCGCCGGGGTTCAGGATGTCGTCGTCTACGGCGGTCACGGTCACGGCTACGCCGGACGCCCACTGCGACGTGCTGATGACCGCGTTGGTCGGGCTGATGGTGCAGACCGTCGGATCGTCGGTTTCCAGCGGGATCGTCACGTCTTCGGTGAGCTGCGTGGTCGGCTGGATGTAGAACTGCGTCGCGCCGTTCGGCTCGCTGACCGACAGCGCCGTCGTGTTGGCGACCAATCCGGCAGTGTCGTTGTCGTTGACCGTCACGACGACGTTGTCCACGGTCAGGCCGTTGTAGGCCGAATCGCTGCTGACAGTCGTGCCGGTCAGGACGGTGCAGGTCTGCGGCCCGTCGATCAGCACGTCGTCCTCCGCGCGGACCAGGACCGTCTTGCCGGTCCAGTCGGCAGGCTGGAGCGTGACCGAGGTGATGGGCGAGCCGATCGGGCCGATCGAGCACTCGGACGAGTCCGAACGGCTCAGGCTGATGGTTACCGGCGCGGTCGGTTGGCTGCCCAACTGGATCGTGAAGGTCGCGGAGCCGTTCGGCTCGCTGATTTCCAGCGCCGTGGTCGGGATGATGACCGCCGCCGCTTCGTTGTCGAGCACGGTGACTGCCACGTCCGCCGGATCGACACCTGCGAAGTTTGTGTCGCCGCTGGTGGCCGCCGCCGTCAGGATGGTGCAGGTGCGCGCCGGGTCGTCCAGCACGGTGTTGTCCACGGCGGTCACCGTGACCTGCGCGCCGGACTGCCAGGAGCCTGCGTCGAGACTGACGCTGGCCGGGCTGACGGTGCAGGCCGTGGCGTCGGACGAGCTGAGGTCCACGTTCACCGCGCCGGTCGGTTGGCTGCCGAGCGTTACGGTAAAGGTCGTGGTGGTGTCTGGCTCGCTGACGGTGACGTCGACCGGCTGCACGTTGATCGTCGCCTGATCGTCGTCGACGACGGTCACCGTGACGTCTGCCGGGTTGATGCCCGCGAAGTTCGTGTCACTGGTGGTGGTGGGCGAGGTGGTCACGGTACAGGTGCGCTGGCCGCCCGCGTTGATGATGTCGTCGTTGACCGCCTGAACGGTGACCGACTGCGGCGTGTTCCAGGCTGCCGGGGCGATGGTCAGCGTCGACAGGCTGGCCGCGCAGTCGGCGCTCGTGCTGATGTCGAAGCTCACGTCGGCAGTCGGGCGGCTGCTCAGCACGACGGTGAAGGTCGTGGAGCCGGTCGGCTCGACCACGGTCAGGGCAGTCTTGTTCAGCGTGACTCCGGCGGTGTCGTTGTCCGTGACGGTCACCGTCACGTCGCCGATCTCACTGCCGAGGATGTTGTTATAGTTGCCGTCTGGGCTGGTCGCGCCGTCGGTGATGACGGTGCACGTGCGCGCGGGTGCATTGATGAACGCGTCGTCCACCGGGGTGACCGGGACCAGGACGCCCGTCTGCCAGCTCCCGCTGGGGATGGTGACCGTCGCCGGGACGGTGCAGATCGTCGTATCGGACGAGTGCAGCGCCAGCGTCACGGTCTGGGTCGGCTGCGTCGCCAGGTGGACGTTGAAGCTGCCGCCCAGGTTCGGCTCCGCGATGGTCAGCGACGCGGGCACGATGACGCCCGGCGTGTCGTTGTCGATCACGGTCGCCGTGATGTCCGGCACGGCGATGCCGTTGTAGGACGTGTCAAGCGTGCTGGCGGCGCTGGTCGTGATCGTGCAGGTTTCGGTCGGCTCGATGGACGAGTCGTCGGTGGCGGTCACGGTGACGGATTGGGCCACATTCCAGGTTGTGTCGCTGAAAGTCAGCGTACCCAGGCTCACCGCGCACTCGCCGTTTTGCGGCACGAGGTCGATCGTCACGTCGCCGGTGGGCTGGGTGTTCAGGCGCACCGACACCGGCAC
This sequence is a window from Aggregatilinea lenta. Protein-coding genes within it:
- a CDS encoding M1 family metallopeptidase; this translates as MTWRSVAARIALACIAALLVCAPRPAHGQGGDAADWTADFRPAMRPAAQGDMLAHSTAPRYTIALDIAPGADETLVSGQQTVSYTNRLTTALDTIVFRLYPNLDSFGARMTVGDVTVEGVTVERVTIAPDLDATHTVLTVPLSDPLPPGESVTLSMPFAITITNDSRDLYGQFGVLDGVLALPEAYPVLSVYEPGRGWWQETEHPLGDAVFSETAFYDVHVTAPAELILTASGSEIDLTSNDDGTLTHRFVAPLMRDFSLAASPHYVTLTGEQDGVLIRLLYDPAPEGTQTATQHALQVARDALRIYSELYGPYPFAELDIAQTPNSAGGLEYPGLIVLNGDVWAANTDYFTFLIVHEIAHQWWYSLVGNDQIRHPWIDEALAQYSVAQYILATEGEDAYAAALDSFRMQYEAFAATEGDAPIGLPISAYPDQATYWAFIYQKGPAFFALLDEQYGRDAVISALRALFAADRYGIATPDGVRSMFEQTLGTDLDALFADWVGGFPVG